GAAGTCCAAAAAGAGCTCCTGGATCAAATCCCCTTGTCCCGTCTGGGCAAACCGGAAGACATCGCTCATGCCGTCACCTTTTTAGCCTCTGACCAGGCGTCTTACATCACGGGTCAGACGCTGAGTGTGGACGGCGGCATGGTGACGTCTTAGGGTCCCCTTTTAACGAATACCGACCGACAACAGCACATCCAATCTCGATTTTTGGCAGGACATTTCGTATAATACGAAAGGGAGGTGAAGGACATGGCAGATACGCTGGAACGAGTACAAAAAATCATCGTGGACCGTCTCGGAGTGGACACCGCTGAAGTGACCCCCGAAGCGGCGATCAAGGACGATCTGGGAGCGGACTCCCTGGATGTAATGGATTTGATCCTTGAATTAGAAGATGAATTCTCCTTGGAAATCTCCGATGATCAAGCGGAGAAAATCAACACGGTGGGAGATATTGTTACTTATATCAATTCCCGCTCTTAACAGGTAACAAAGTCCCGTTCTTTTACACGGGACTTTCTACCTTCTCTATCAGTTCCCTCCCATTTTGTTTTGGAAAAGGCGGTGACTCAATTGGCGAAACGGGTCGTGATCACCGGTCTGGGGGTCATTTCACCGATCGGCAATGATATACCGACATTTTGGAATAACTTGATCGAAGGAAAATCCGGCGTGGGTCCCATCACCCAGTTTGACAGCACAGACTTCTCCACCCGGATTGCGGCGGAAGTGAAGGACTTTAATCCGTTGGATCACTTTGATCGCAGAGAAGCACGCCGGATGGATCGGTTTGTCCAATTTGCCGTGGTGGCAGCTAAACAAGCGTTGGATAACTCCGGTCTGG
This portion of the Desmospora profundinema genome encodes:
- a CDS encoding acyl carrier protein, with product MADTLERVQKIIVDRLGVDTAEVTPEAAIKDDLGADSLDVMDLILELEDEFSLEISDDQAEKINTVGDIVTYINSRS